The Quercus lobata isolate SW786 chromosome 9, ValleyOak3.0 Primary Assembly, whole genome shotgun sequence region CAACTAGATGATATGCTCCAAGATAGACATAGGCTCCTCTATGTTGCTAGCTGATTCCTCCAGTGATATAAAGCAACTTCTACATTAGCCTGATATGCTGGTTTATATTTAGAAGAAAGATATTAATAACATAATGGTTAGGCGATAACTATCAAGTAGGCTAGTCCCTGGAAGAAGATTACTGAACTTGATGAAGCTTTCAAAAGTATTTGTAGACTGTTTAATTGTAAGTACATATTCTAGAATTAAGACTAAATTAATGCTTATCTGATCATATTGCgtgattgataaaaaaaaaagtaatcgcTTTTAAGCTTGTCCAAAATTCACGTCTCAAGCTCTAATATAGGGTAACTCAAATAAACTACATGAGAGAAATGTGAGAAAGGGACCTGAAAGTATAGCTTGTAGGTGATAGCAGTTGGCTTAATTGAACTTCACTTCATCCTAATATCTGAAACCATAGAAATCATATCTGATAAGGACTAGAACCcgccaaaaaacaaaaagatccAGGCTATATTGTCATTATGAAACAAGATGGAAGGATATCTCACACTAACACATTTACAAATcatcataatatataaattcattacAACATACCAGgttttttatcccaaaaaatacAGTCAGATTGACAGAGACGCTTGTGCACATCAGATAGCAGTAGCCTCAGTTAAAATTCATGCTATGAAAATCCTCCTCCTTATTTTGCAGTCAATCaatgtttgaaaagaaaattggcATCATCAGCTGCAGACATGCCAATTATGATCTGTATATATGTAAAAACCTTAGTTAGTATGGTACtataattaaagaaagaaaagaattaatTATTAACTCATTCCTAATGAGTGTAATTAAAGTTGCTTCTTGAGTGTTTTTGAAGGCATGGCTCAAATGATTCTAAAGTATGAACATGTTAAATGTTCAAGACTAAACACTGAAAGTAATGCTTATTTGATACAATAGCTAGATTTATAAAAACTCGTACTTCCAAAGTTTTCTTGACAATGTGTCATTTATTTATACCCTCGACGGTTACAGACAGTTATTAGCAGTTGTTCATCCACGTGTCTGTCTATCTTTAGGCTTGAATGAAACTTGCCGTGATGTCAGGTGCTGCTTGTAACTTCTGCAACTACATCACCGCCACTTGTTTTTACTTTCTACACTATTAAATGGATTAATGACTTCCATAGGAACTGCCCCAGCTGACTTCCATAGGAACTGCCGCAGCTGCTTCCCATATCTTTCTCTATGCTCTCATGCTTTTACTGGTGTAATCTCCTTGTTGTGCCACTTGTCGCATTCTTAGCAgcttaggaaaattttaatttattaccaACAGAACCCTCGTTAGTATTGACACGGCTATTGCTACATTGTGCAATTGATTGGTTGAACTCTTCCACATCTTCCTCGTATACCAAACTGACCCCACATTTCTGCGTAACCCAGGATGGGTTAGTGGTCTCAAATACAATCTCAATCTGATTGCATTCTCCATTCCAACCAGTAGCAAACCAATCATCACGAGATAGATACAATAGACAAATGTGGTCTGCACCTAATTCCATCCCAAAGAAAATTTCAGTGGCACAATGACAGTGAGGCATATCACCAAGGGCTATCACACGAGCTCTAAGACCAGATGTTCTGCCATGCTCCTCAGCATTAGCAATAATAGGCGAATATGATGCATACAAACAAGCACAGAGAGCAAATCCCATCCATCTACTATTACACCAATTTGGAGGCGGCACTatgtgttgtgaaattttaaaatactcgcaagtgtacgaaccgtaccgaagtatagttggacaagaacgaggtcgaacccacagggacttgtatgaatgtaggaaaattaattaaaccttaaccaaattaatcctaatctagtttaaataaaaattggttggttgcaataaaataaactaagcaattaataaaattaagcaaatagttaaactaagaaaaatatataaagtaataaaaagatgtaaacaatcaagagaaaggaattaaggttttggaatccgccttgtaagtcatattagcatatatttatgatcattaatttttcccaactcactacatgataatctagaaatcaatcttgttatcatggaaaatatcatcatttaaacccttattttaaaaatcaaaagcatgttcttcttcgcttcttaagtataaaatcaaatcatcaattgtatccgtagccaaacaaatcacaagatatatccaattctaaaaatcaaatcataaattgtatccattgacaaacaaatcacaaatgatatccaattttataatcaagaattaataaaccaagcattcaattaattaagacaaatcctaaatcatgagaaaaacatgattgaactcatatctagaatcgcATCTTaatcaattgatatgaagcaagaacaatttaaatcattaaagaacaattattgtgagaaaaatcaaaccacataaatatcactaataatccttaacaaggtttcatcctcaaccctaattataaatttagctactcatagtaattgaaagaaaacataaaaataaaatactaatcattaaactaaacaaataaaataaaactaactgtcatggaagaaaaccaaagaagtagccgcactctctatacattcagccctcagccctagcactagcGTCAGCCTTTGCCTTCGCCtccctgaattttgccctaaagagcccttaaatagttcaaggaatcctattacaagttgaattcccgtttggagaaaatcccagatttttaggcttcacttaaccgactattttggcccatttaacgtcagaatttggacttttggtaaactacaaagttgtagccctttaagctatcgttccagcccaacttgaatcatctcgattggacatctgagccaaaagttatgccaaaaatactaactaatgtgcagtctggaatcctaatccgaattggacttggatttggcgcaaatttcctttgattccttactctaattggacttaaatttaattgggttggtcttttcttgaattcatgcatggctggatgtaagttggcttgattcaattggcctagccccactttgcttgtaaagcccttgttacctacaacataaagatattatataattagtcacaaaataacataaaagtaaggctaaatatgtagatatgtgagtactttactctatatatttcatgcacatcactATGCTTACTGAATTCGTCACACTTCGATGTTTTAACCACTGTGGAATTTTAGATCCAGGAATAATTAACTGAAATTCAGTTCTGGATACACCCTCTTTGCTTTTGGTATTAGTTTCAAATCCAGTTTTCTGACAAAGGAGTCCCTGTACCAAGAAAAACACATGATATAATACTACACTTAACAATACACTAGAGAGGTCAAGAGGCTTATAGCTCAACTGGCGCTTCTTGTTGTTTCTAAAGAAAACGTTTAGGCTTAAAATCCTCCTCctcaaactatcaaattatcaaaacagaaaaatcaaaagagagacagagacagagagtaCCTGTAGGTAATGGTTCAATAATGTAAATGCCACTTCACCTTTGCTCACATCATACTGACAACCGAAGAGGGAGCGAGGCTGTAACGAAGTGCTCATCTTGAGTAGTGCTGTTGATGATTCTAGGGAATAACAAGCTTTAGCATTTATATATCTCACAGTTGGTGGAAGCTCTGGCAATGATTGAAGCTGCTTGCAGTAGCACAAATCAAGAGTTTCCAATTTCAAAAGTTGACTGATGCTTGCAGGCAGTGTGACACATTCGGTATAACTTAGTGTTAAATATTTTAGCGACGACAAGCGACCATTAGAAAACATTTTCTCTATTGGCCATCTTAATCCAATTCGGCTCAAATCTAGTTCTttcaaacaatttattttccacaGGTTCTCTGGCAACTCGACAATTTGTGAGCATCCGGAAAGaacaagtttttcaagagaCCTTAAACCATCCATGTTGTTTGGCAGACGTTCAATATTTTCACAGTTTCTTAGATCTAATACAGTAAGGGCAGTCAAACACTCAATTGATGAGGGTAGTTTCTCAATAGCAGTCCCACTCAAATCAAGTTCTGATAGGCTTTTCAATATTCCCTCAAATTCTGGAACCTTCCTGAATTTTGAGCAGCCACAAAGCCTTAGAGTTGTAAGAGACTCCATTTTAGTAGTCATTCTTGGAAGACTGATAAGTGAGTGACAGTGTTccaattctaaaataaaaagcctTTTTAGTTTCCCAAGAGAAGGGTGGATCTCAACCAAATTACTACACCAACTAAGATATAATTTCTCAAGAATCGGAACCCCTTTGAAGTTAGGTGTCTGGATAAGGTTTTCAGAATGTCTGAGATCGATGCATTTTAACTTGTCCAAATtctgataaaaaagaaaacttgcaTTAAACAcataatttgttttaataagacctctccaaaaaaaaaatggaattaagGCTGCCTACCATAACTTTTCCCAAACCTTGTAAAAGTGGGAGCTTTGTGTATTAGGAACAACCTTTAAGGAAATTGTATTTTATAATGACTAGAGTAAACTCAAATACCCAAGGAGTTTGTTGATGCTACtcctaaagaaaagaaggattataaaaggaacaaaattacCTTTACTCCGCGCCAAAGATACTTGATGTGGCTAAATGGTAAATTAAGTTCAACAAGCTCTTTTGGTCTGAAACTGGATGGCAAACATTTTGAACCATAATTGAACCATTCAAGAAATCTTAGGTCATTAGAAAGATGACTGAGGCCATTGGGGATATCCTCATTATCAATTATGAGCAATCTAAGATTGATCATCTTTGAAAAAGGTTTAGAAAAGGCTTCAATGCTCCGGTATTCTTTTTCTAGTTGAGAAGACTTTAGGACTATGGCTTGGATTGCTTCTGTTGCCTAAGCATCAAAAGAGAAAGGATCGGTAAACATACACTACAGAAGATAAGAAGACTATAAATAGGCAAGTGTACTGTattaaaggaaataaaaatagcGAGATCCTGAATTTTTCTGATATGTAACCTCCTCTTAACAATTGGTGGAATCAAGTAGGGTAAGGTGGGAAATTTCTCCAATTAGCCCTTTGAagaaacaatttaatttttgcatcTTCTtccctcaaccaaaaaaaaaaaaaaaagcctcgaATATTCAGCCAAATAAAAATCTGTATATCTTAATATTTGTTAGGGCGGTATAATTTAGGTAACAATCTATTATCTAAGTTTCAAGAAACTTAAAATATGCTTCAACTAAAATTAtattaccaaaaattttaagaaatttataataaattttaatatttatttcaataatttaaatcatatatcatagttttttttattgtaatgtaataaaaCTCCCACAATACATATTTTCCTCAAGTCAAGTGGCCATATGTGTGTATATTATAATAGTTACTTTGAGTTTCAAGTGGTTCACCAATTATTATGatagttttaataatatttgtagattttgtttttacataaaatttgtaattaatatGTGCATCGCGCATGCATACCACTagtttaacaataaaaaatagactaACTTGCAAATTACCA contains the following coding sequences:
- the LOC115960022 gene encoding TMV resistance protein N-like isoform X1; protein product: MSTQGAPSSSSSTPKRKYEVFLSFRGLDTRRNFTDHLYAALQRKGILTFRDDEELDRGQPISLELWKAIEESRFAIVIFSRNYASSTWCLKELAEIVKCMKNRGLTILPIFYDVDPSDVRKQIGSFGQAFKEHEECFKEKMEVVETWRAALREVANLSGWHLQDRQESIFIQHIVEVILHKLSSSFSCITNGLVGINSSVEKLINMYLGLGNNFCMIGICGLGGLGKTTLARVIYDMFHNHFEGSSFVANVREVSKKGDLHLLQQQLLEEILEERNIKIRNVYRGVDMIKNRLFYKKVLVVLDDVDQLDQLQNLAGEHSWFGLGSWIIITTRDEHLLVQHGVHEIYKPNALNIDDALKLFCLKAFKNEHPKEGYMKLSQDVVYYAKGLPLALVTLGSFLVGRTMDEWQSALDNFKKIPKREIFDVLKVSYDGLEEMWKEIFLDIACFFRGEMKDRVIEILENCGFDARIGVSVLVNKSLLTIEGKKLWMHDLLQDMGREIVHRESREEPGKCSRMWLYKDLFHALTRGTATEAIQAIVLKSSQLEKEYRSIEAFSKPFSKMINLRLLIIDNEDIPNGLSHLSNDLRFLEWFNYGSKCLPSSFRPKELVELNLPFSHIKYLWRGVKNLDKLKCIDLRHSENLIQTPNFKGVPILEKLYLSWCSNLVEIHPSLGKLKRLFILELEHCHSLISLPRMTTKMESLTTLRLCGCSKFRKVPEFEGILKSLSELDLSGTAIEKLPSSIECLTALTVLDLRNCENIERLPNNMDGLRSLEKLVLSGCSQIVELPENLWKINCLKELDLSRIGLRWPIEKMFSNGRLSSLKYLTLSYTECVTLPASISQLLKLETLDLCYCKQLQSLPELPPTVRYINAKACYSLESSTALLKMSTSLQPRSLFGCQYDVSKGEVAFTLLNHYLQGLLCQKTGFETNTKSKEGVSRTEFQLIIPGSKIPQWLKHRSVTNSVSIVPPPNWCNSRWMGFALCACLYASYSPIIANAEEHGRTSGLRARVIALGDMPHCHCATEIFFGMELGADHICLLYLSRDDWFATGWNGECNQIEIVFETTNPSWVTQKCGVSLVYEEDVEEFNQSIAQCSNSRVNTNEGSVGNKLKFS